A window of the Mytilus trossulus isolate FHL-02 unplaced genomic scaffold, PNRI_Mtr1.1.1.hap1 h1tg000050l__unscaffolded, whole genome shotgun sequence genome harbors these coding sequences:
- the LOC134699303 gene encoding zinc finger protein 91-like isoform X2: MEGSFTIPSHAEDLTKCMYELQQDGTFCDAGLECKDGVIFVHKLVLMACRSPYLRNQLMCESQGERVYVNLKNYSLKTVCRLVQTLYTGQLNISQENEVDFRHLCETIELDNIKSAAENFIQQDQIIYEVESVNQFCAVQVEEEIIKSQDGIIALVASANHGQDDNFIDSTSTVDNVEDHNNEISDVKVDGDTVKRNQDLEGERETNISLDPPTMATGRETRSNKRRKIFHNENPSQAKDNATSANVAEILTIAKQLSGIDEAQPSKSASSCLDQTKSIVCSLCTKELDQKGENVTDPGKPVCTECMVLFSGETNDDQEMGTKSEQTQSDNSEDGGGDSKKDSGALEEEYLKKTCEEGSPLPEEAESEPLPWLQDQVDVDGCEKNDISDRKLRYKSQSDKRKTETGETNQGKMWHCKKCEFSTCDKKEHDRHRKRHTYIEKKNRISKLCKRPKYSCDECRNEYKTKDGMIRHKKIAHSNKPILRCLLTGCKTRFVEESALQKHMVWHNSQGVLKCRKCAKVFVLKGELERHEDYCIKRVMFRCDICNKVYKGQKDLADHVRKLHGKVKGFKYWKSVHLEQHDQGHYYNDAVTSSEAQVPSKIEGININDETTKPEGYVDNVAEFVKEMNSIILTQKNKKKLSQTKDVYRCTKCDFATDEKRKYNSHRGQHNYEIRKQRSAEPQTYTCDKCEKEYKTSLALKSHTKKVHTGTVIFECPQKDCFKIFTNQHLLKDHVLEYGESGLFKCVKCAKSFVTKHNLKAHEDSCTPNRIVPCETAPENSGEINAGDDDRMDEDDEDDDDDDDDNDDDDDIENIVKTLNKAINKKRVQKKVFKCKRCNFSAKDKKNYSKHLDHHRYLDRKHRTSVSVPQMYICSYCGLTFRSKSGLSRHELNYHSDHVFRCKVKSCRSVYKEKQQLKEHTLKHKHSGLLKCTKCDKK, encoded by the exons ATGGAAGGCAGCTTTACCATTCCTAGTCATGCAGAGGACCTGacaaaatgtatgtatgaaCTACAGCAGGATGGGACATTCTGTGATGCAGGCCTCGAATGTAAAGATGGTGTCATATTTGTTCATAAACTTGTTCTTATGGCATGTAGAAGTCCATATTTAAGGAATCAATTGATGTGTGAAAGTCAAGGTGAAAGAGTTTATGTCAATCTAAagaattattcattaaaaacagTTTGCCGTTTGGTGCAGACCCTATATACAGGacagttaaatatttctcaagaGAATGAAGTAGATTTTAGACATTTGTGTGAGACAATAGAGCTTGACAATATAAAATCTGCTGCTGAAAACTTTATTCAGCAAGATCAAATTATTTATGAGGTCGAAAGCGTAAACCAATTTTGTGCTGTTCAAGTTGAAGAGGAAATAATAAAATCCCAGGATGGGATCATAGCACTAGTGGCATCTGCCAATCATGGACAAGATGACAACTTCATTGACAGTACAAGCACTGTTGATAATGTAGAGGATCACAACAATGAAATCAGTGATGTAAAAGTTGATGGTGATACGGTTAAAAGAAATCAAGATTTAGAAGGAGAAAGGGAGACCAATATATCTTTGGATCCACCCACCATGGCCACAGGAAGAGAAACCAGAAGcaacaaaagaagaaaaattttCCATAATGAGAACCCTTCACAAGCAAAAGACAATGCCACCTCAGCTAACGTGGCAGAAATATTGACCATTGCAAAACAATTGTCTGGAATAGACGAAGCACAGCCATCTAAATCTGCTTCTTCTTGTCTAGATCaaactaaatccattgtatgttctCTATGTACAAAAGAACTTGACCAAAAAGGGGAAAATGTAACAGATCCAGGTAAACCAGTTTGTACAGAATGTATGGTTTTATTTAGTGGAGAAACCAATGATGACCAAGAGATGGGAACTAAGTCAGAGCAAACACAAAGTGACAACAGTGAAGATGGTGGAGGAGACAGCAAAAAG GATAGTGGTGCCTTGGAAGAGGAATATTTAAAGAAGACTTGCGAAGAAGGATCACCACTTCCAGAAGAAGCTGAAAGTGAACCTTTACCATGGTTACAAGATCAGGTAGACGTTGAtggatgtgaaaaaaatgacatttctgACAGAAAGCTTAGATATAAGAGCCAATCAGATAAAAGAAAGACAGAAACAGGTGAGACCAATCAAGGAAAGATGTGGCATTGTAAAAAGTGTGAGTTTTCAACATGTGATAAGAAGGAACATGACAGACACAGAAAACGTCACacttatattgaaaaaaaaaatagaatatctAAACTATGTAAACGTCCAAAATATTCATGTGATGAATGTagaaatgaatataaaactaaagatgGTATGATTCGTCATAAAAAAATAGCGCATTCAAATAAGCCTATATTGAGATGTTTGCTGACAGGATGTAAAACACGTTTTGTGGAAGAATCTGCCTTACAAAAACATATGGTATGGCACAATTCTCAAGGTGTTCTGAAGTGTAGAAAATGTGCAAAGGTATTTGTTCTTAAGGGTGAATTAGAAAGACACGAGGATTATTGTATCAAAAGAGTAATGTTCAGATGTGATATCTGTAATAAAGTGTATAAAGGCCAAAAAGATCTTGCAGACCATGTGAGAAAATTACATGGTAAAGTTAAAGGCTTTAAATATTGGAAATCTGTACACTTAGAACAACATGACCAAGGGCATTATTATAACGATGCAGTCACCTCCAGTGAAGCACAAGTACCTAGTAAGATAGAaggaataaatataaatgatgaaaCAACTAAGCCTGAAGGTTATGTTGATAATGTTGCCGAATTTGTAAAAGAGATGAATTCAATAATACTCACccagaagaataaaaaaaaattaagccaGACTAAAGACGTTTACAGATGTACGAAATGTGATTTCGCAACAGatgaaaagagaaaatataaCAGTCATAGAGGGCAACATAACTACGAAATTCGCAAGCAAAGAAGTGCAGAACCTCAAACATATACTTGTGATAAGTGTGAAAAAGAGTATAAAACTTCACTTGCTTTGAAAAGTCATACAAAAAAAGTACATACCGGTACTGTAATATTTGAATGCCCACAGaaagattgttttaaaatttttacaaatcAACACTTGTTAAAGGACCATGTATTAGAGTATGGGGAATCTGGTCTATTCAAATGTGTAAAGTGTGCAAAATCATTTGTTACTAAGCATAACTTGAAGGCACATGAGGATAGCTGCACTCCTAACAGAATAGTACCATGTGAAACTGCTCCTGAAAATAGTGGTGAAATCAATGCTGGTGATGATGATAGGATGGATGAGGATGATgaggatgatgatgatgatgatgatgataatgatgacgatgatgataTTGAGAATATTGTTAAAACGTTAAATAAAGCCATTAATAAGAAAAGAGTACAGAAGaaagtttttaaatgtaaaagatGTAATTTTTCAgcaaaagataaaaagaattATTCAAAGCATTTGGATCACCACAGGTATTTAGATAGGAAGCACAGAACAAGTGTTTCTGTACCACAGATGTATATTTGTAGTTATTGTGGATTGACATTCAGGTCCAAATCAGGATTGAGTAGACATGAGCTCAATTATCATTCAGACCATGTATTTAGATGCAAGGTTAAATCATGCAGAAGTGTTTATAAGGAAAAACAGCAGTTAAAAGAACACACATTGAAGCATAAACATAGTGGTCTTTTGAAATGCACGAAATGTGACAAGAAATAG